CAAGTGGGAGGCAGTGAGACTATTTTGATAAAGcattctttctttatttctctatTAGAGAGCCACTCAGAGAGACACAGGAATAAGAAATTTAAAATCATtagcagcaagaaaacaaaagaagagcACCTGCTAGTGTTTGTTTGGCTTAGTTCAGGGGAACAGACAGGCATAAGGGAGAACATACCACATCATTTTACTCTCATACCCTGTCCCTTGTGGCATACTGCTTTTAAAGTACTTTCTATCCTtgctttctttctgtctctccacTCTGAAGTGCTTGTCttccatttctttccctttccttactATTTCACATCTTCTGAACTCTTTTGCCTCTCACCGACACCAGATGGCATTTTGAGCGCTCAGCAACACTGAATGTGATAAACCACAGGTCTCTATCACAGCTCTGCTGAACTAATCCTCTCAAGTGAACTCTTCCAAACACAACCCTTACCCTATGTAGCCCACAAGTGGTTTTACAGCTATGAACATATTGATACTTAGTTGAAAAATTAAGtgtcctttaaaacaaaaaaatgtatcagagtaaaaaaaatcagaaatacctGCACTCTGTTTCTTCTTAAGCAGGGAAGCGCAAGCTGCATTGGTTGCCATATCTAAAGCCAGTTTCTTCTCATTGTTCTTCAGATCTGTTCTTGCCCCTTTATAATAGAAAATTTTCATCATGAATCACTGTCTCAGCTATCTCTTGAGCAATGGTATTATGATACTAGTTTCAGTAGCATGAGTGGAACAGTAATGGACAAGGGAATCTCATCTGTGGACCATTCTGAAGCATACTAAGAGCTATGGATGCTCTTCCATGAGCTACAGTTGGCTGGGGAACTCGCTGGCTGCTCTACCTTTCCAGGAAGCAGGTGTCATTGCTGTTCTGCAGTTAAGTGCTTAATTTTGTCTGCAAAGCAGGATGAAATTTATCTTGAGCAGGTGAGATGTCTACTTTCCAAATAGCTGCCAGAATTTTCTGCAAGGCTTACAAAGTCAGGAAGGTAAGTTGGCTAAGGATTTTACCGGagtaacagtttaaaaaaatacagattaatAAACATTCAGGAATCTAGTCTGCCACACAAATTGTTGAAACCTTGGTGAAGATCTTTAccctttgccagcagcatctctaCAATATCTGCATAACCTTTCCATGCAGCAGCATGCAAAGCTGTGTCTCCCAATTTGTTCTGTGGAGTTAGAGGGAAAAGCAACAGgattaaaatacagcaaaaaaacttTCAGCTTGTACCAAGGATTAATAACACCACACCTCTTCTGTAGAGGTCTGTTGGTTTAACTTACCTGTTGGTTTAACTCTAGATTTGCCTGGGTAAACAGAACATCCACTATATCTGcagaaaagagggagagggaaaataaagataaaaacttCAGGAAACAAATGGGATTTTTTGCATTCGGAGTATAAATTTTGTCTAAGATTCAATGAAAGAGACATCCAATCAGCTAACAAAGATCTGTAACAATCAGACAGCATTGAGCAACCAACCATTAGTCACAAAGAAATGCTACTGCATAAAATAGCCAAAACAATACAGCACTTCTTTTTGGTTTGTCCTGCTTCCCACTCTGCTTCTAAATGTTACACTGATTTGAATGTCTGCTTCAACAGCAACAATAAAACGCACAGCATTTGATGGAGCTGAACCTTCCCTCTAGCTTTAACTTTTAAAAGAACCAGAATGATCTTTAAAAAatcttggtttggttttattatttAGTACTGCAATTTTAGCAATCAGTCTAACAAGCAAATGAAGAAAACCATTGAACAGTCATTTCAAATTAATTCTGTTACCTTTGTGGCCTCCATGGCATGCCCAGTACAAAGCTGTGTTTCCAGCTTTGTCTAAGCCATTGACTCCAACTCGATTATCCAAACACTCTctcaaccagctcaggttgccTGAAAGACAAATTCAatgttgataatttttttttttctttgaaaaaataacaGAACCATTAAAGGCACATAGTTCTTTCTGAAGGGTGTGAGCCCTCCTATGAACTTATTAAGGGAATAAGTATTTAGCACCAACACCTACAATTCATAAAAC
The Patagioenas fasciata isolate bPatFas1 chromosome Z, bPatFas1.hap1, whole genome shotgun sequence DNA segment above includes these coding regions:
- the OSTF1 gene encoding osteoclast-stimulating factor 1, with the translated sequence MSKPPPKPAKPGQVKVFRALYTFEPRTPDELYFEEGDIIYISDMSDTNWWKGTCKGRTGLIPSNYVAEQAESIDNPLHEAAKRGNLSWLRECLDNRVGVNGLDKAGNTALYWACHGGHKDIVDVLFTQANLELNQQNKLGDTALHAAAWKGYADIVEMLLAKGARTDLKNNEKKLALDMATNAACASLLKKKQSAGTVRTLSNAEEYLDDEDSD